In Deinococcus psychrotolerans, the genomic window GCCCCCGGCGCGGTGATCCGGCGCGGCCAAAGCGTGCGGCTGCTGATCAGCAGCGGCGTGGCGGTGCAGCAAACCTGGCTCCCGAATTTGCGCGGCTTGCCGTTTGACGACGCCCGCGACTTGGTGCGCCGGGCGGGCTTGGTGGTCAATCTAACCAAGAAAGAAACTTCCGACTCGGTCGAAAACACCGTGCTGCGCCAGTCGCCGGCGGCTTTCGATAAAGTCGATATCGGCTCGCCCGTGACCTTGGTGGTGGCCCAAACCCGCTACGAAGCGCCCGCCGTGGCAACGCCGCCACTGCCGGTGCCGCCTTTGCCGCTGCCCCCGCCGTCGCCGGAGCCGGTGACCAATCCCACCTTCAATACGGGCGGCGCGGACAATAGCGGGACAGTGCCCAACACGCCGGCTGCCCAGCCGGAATTTGCGCCTGTTTCGCCTGCCGCTCCTACTCCTGCTGCGCCCACGCCCGAAACGGCCCCGAGCCAGCCGACTCCCACCGCGCCGCAGACGCCGAATTCGGGGCAACCCAGCACGGAGCAACCCGGCACGCAGCAACCCAACGCGCAGCCGCCCGCCACCGCCAGTCGAATCGTGCCGCTGAGTTACACTTTTCCGGCCACCTTACCCGCCGGCCAAGTCGAAATCGTGGTGCGTGACGAAGACGGTGAACGCGCCGTGCTACCGCCCACGGACAGCGCCCAGCTCGCGGGGGCACTGGCCCAGCGTGACGATGTCAGCGTGCGCGGCAATTACGTTTTCACCGTGCGGATCGACGGCAAAGACTACGCCACCTTCGGGCCGTGAGTTCCCCCGACTTGTGATTTACCTTGATTACGCTGCCACCCACCCGATGACGGCTACCGCCCTCTCGGCCTACGCCCACGCCGCCGCCGTGCCGGGCAATCCGGCCAGCATTCACGCGGCGGGTCAGGCCGCCCGCGAGCTGCTCGAAGAGGGGAGAGCGGCGTTGGCGGCGGCGCTGGGCGTGCATCCGCTGACCCTCACGGCCCTGAGCGGCGGCACCGAGGCCGACAACCAGGTGCTGCTCTCCAGCTTCCCCGGCGCGGGCGGTCACCTGATCACCTCCAGCATTGAGCATTCGGCGGTGCTGGCTCCGGCCCGCTTCCTCGCGGCGCGGGGCGTGGCCGTCACCTTCCTTGAGCCGGACGCCAGCGGCCAGATTGACCCTGAGCAGCTCCGGGAAGCGCTACGTCCCGACACCAAGTTGGTCAGCATTCACCATGCCAACAACGAAATCGGCGCGGTACAACCGATTGCCGAGTTGGCCGAAATTGCCCACGCGGGCGGGGCGAAATTTCACACCGACGCGGTGCAGTCGCCCGGCGTGTTGCCCGTCGACTTGCTGTCTTGGAAGGTGGATTACGCCAGTTTCAGCGCCCACAAATGGGGCGGGCCGCTCGGCGTGGGCCTGCTCTACGTCCGGCGCGGCCTCGACTTGCCGCCCCTGCTGCTGGGCGGCGGGCAAGAAAAGGGTCTGCGGAGCGGCACTCAAAACGCTCCCGGCCTTTATGCGGCGGGCTTGAGCCTGCGTGAAGCGGTGGCCGCGCAGCTCCAAACCCACGCCCACCTGCGTGCCCTGAATGACCGCCTCACAGCGCGGCTGTCGGGTCACGCGAATGTGCGGGCCAACCACACCCCAGCGGGCAGCCCCAAGGTGGCGTCGTTTACCGCTCTCGGCGCGGACGGTGAGGCGCTGCTGATGAATTTGGATTTCGCGGGGGTGTGCGTCTCGGCGGGCAGCGCTTGTTCGGCGGGTACCATGCAGCCCAGCCACGTCCTGAGCGCTCTGGGCCTCAGTGACGCCGACGCCCTTGCTACCGTGCGGCTCAGTTTTGGATTTCAGACCACCACCGGTGAGATTGACGAAGCCGCTTCGGCACTGCTCAGGGCGGCCACGGCCAGCCGCGCTTAGCGCAAGCTGGTTTCTTGCGGGTGGACATGGTACTGAGCGAGCAACGCCTCGTGCCAGTGAGACGCCACCTCTACTTTATTTCGTCCGCTGATTTTGGCGGCTTGCAGCGCCCGGTCAGCAAAGCCCAAGAGTTCGACTTGAGCCGCTGGCGGCGTGTTGATAGGGCCGACCACGCCGAACGAAGCGGTGACTTGGCCAAACCTGAAGCTGTAGCCAGCCAAGTTGCTGCGGGCCCGCTCGGCCATCAAGCAGGCTTCTGCGCTGCTCAGGCCCGGCAGGATCATTAAAAATTCCTCGCCGCCCCAGCGGGCCAGCAGACTCGGTTCGCTGAGGTATTGGCCGGCGAGTTGGCCGGCTTGCACCAGCACCCGGTCGCCTTCTGCGTGGCCGTACTGGTCGTTGATCAACTTGAAATGGTCGAGGTCAAACGAAATCAGGGCGTAAGGCTGCTGGGCTCCGTCGAGGTGATCGAGGAGGCGCTGGGCCGCTCGTCGGTTGGGCAGGCCTGTCAGGCTGTCGAGGTAAGCCAGCCGCCGCATCTCCTCGTACTGCTGCCGAACGCGGGCCACCACATACTGAATCAGCACGATCAGGATGTTGGACAAAAAGAACTGACTCAGCGAAGCCAGCAAGCGGTCACTGAGTTGCCCAGCTTGCCACAGCGCAGCCACCTGAAACGCGGCGATCAGCAAAGTGATCAGCAGCGTGCCGATGACGATCTGGCTGGCCGTTTTCACTCTCCACAGCACAAACGCCATCATGGAGAGCGCCGGAAACCACATCACGCCCTCGCTGAGCATTTGATGTTCAGGCACGAACGAAGAAAACTGATGGTAAAAAAGAATCACCAAATACAGGCTGATCACCAGATACGTCGCGTCCAGCGCTTGTCCGAGTTTGAGCCAGTTGCGGCGCAAGCCGAGCTCCATCATCAGCACCAGCGCGGCGATCAGCGGCAACGCCACTTTGTCGAGCGAATCGACCGAGTCACGTTGGAAAACCAGTGCCAAGATTGCGGCCACCGTCGCCACCGGAGCGAGCAGCCGAAAACCCTGCCTTTGCAGGTGACTGATACTCTCCAAGTGGGTCGGATGACTTAATTCTCTCAAACGCTGCATACTGGCTCACTATTGTAATCGCTCGCCTCCGAATTCAATATTCTTAACTTATCCTTAATCATTCTCAAGTACAGTTTGCTTTTTGAATAAAGATAGGTTCATCTTTTCAAACTGCTAATCTGAACTTATGTTTTCACGTCCCAACGCCCGCGCCGCTTTGCCAGACACCGGGCCAAATCGCCGCGACCCGGCCAATTTGCTGCGGCTGCTGCACTACGTCAAGCCTTACGTTGGATGGCTGTCGCTGGGCATTTTCAGCACCTTGATTTCGGCTGGCCTGAGCTTGGTGTTTCCCAAATTGTTCGGCAACCTGATCGACGCTTCATTTCTCAAGCGGGCGGGGAGCGGCGTGGCCGACACTGGGCCGCTCGACCGAATCGTGCTGCTGCTGCTGGGAGTGTTCGCGGTGGTGGCGCTGTTTACCGCTCTGCAATCGTTTTTGATTTCGCGGGTGGGGGTGCGGGTGGTGGCCGACCTGCGCCGAGCGGTGTTTTCGCATCTGCTCACGCTCAGTCCGCGCTTTTTTGCCACGCGGCGCACCGGCGAACTTACCAGCCGCCTGACCAGCGACGTATCCACGGTGCAGACGGTGGTCAGCAGCGCTCTAGCGCAACTGCTCAGCCAAGTCGTGACGCTCATTGGCGGCGTCACCTTGATGGTGCTGACCAGTTTTCAGCTCAGTTTGTTTACGCTGGCGGTCATTCCGCTGATTATCGGCACGGCGGTGGTGATCGGCCTCCAGATCCGCAAGGCCGCCCGCGAGGTGCAGGATAAAGTGGCCGCCGCCAACGCCAGCGCCGAGGAAGCCATCAGCGGCGTGCGGGTGGTGCAGAGCTTTACCGCCGAGGACGTGGAGCGTGAGCGCTACGGCGACGGCGTCGAGCAGTCGTTTGCCGCTTCGCTGCGCCGCATCAAGCTCACGTCACTGATGGCGGGCATCATGACTTTTTTGGCGTTTGGCAGCTTGGCGGGGGTGCTGTGGTACGGCGGGCGGCAAGTCTTGGTGGGGGCCATCACGCCGGGCAAACTGGTCAGCTTTTTGTTTTATGCGCTGCAAGTCGGGATCAACGTCGGCGGCCTGACCGGCATTTTTTCGCAAGTTCAAGAAGCGTTGGGCGCTTCCTCGCGCCTCTTCGAGCTGCTCGACACCAAAAGCGAGTTGCCCGTCAGTGCTGCCCCGCAGCCGCTGAACCGGGTGGTGGGCCACGTCCAGTTCGAAGAGGTCTCGTTTCGGTACGGTGACGAGGGCGAGCTGCCCACCCTGTCTGGCCTTAACTTGGATGTGTCGCCGGGCCAAACGGTGGCCCTAGTGGGGCCGAGCGGAGCTGGAAAATCCACGCTGGTCAGCTTGCTGCCGCGCTTTTACGACGTGACCGGCGGCACCCTCAAGGTGGACGGCGTGGACGTGCGGCAAGCCGACTTGGAAGCGCTGCGCCGTCAAGTCGGCTTGGTGCCGCAGGAGACTTTGCTGTTTTCCGGCAGCGTGGCCGAGAACATTTTGTACGGGCGGCCCAGCGCCAGCCAAGCTGAAGTGCAGAGCGCGGCGCGGGCGGCCAACGCTGAGGAATTTATCCTGCGACTGCCGCAGGGGTACGCCACGGCCGTCGGTGAGCGCGGTGTGAAATTGTCGGGCGGGCAGCGCCAGCGCGTCGCCATTGCGCGGGCCATTCTCAAAAATCCCCGCATCCTGATTTTGGACGAAGCCACCAGTGCCCTGGACAACGAATCCGAAGCGCTGGTGCAAGACGCCCTTGAAAAACTGATGGTGGGCCGCACCACGTTCGTGATTGCTCACCGCCTCAGCACCATTCGCAGCGCCGACTTGATCGTGGTGATGGACGCGGGCTGCATCGTGCAGCGCGGGACTCACGCCGAACTCCTGCAACAAGGCGGCCTTTATAAAGACCTCTACGACTTGCAGTTCCGTGCCGAGCGCCGTGAGCAAGGCCCACTGGCCGTGCAAGGCATTTAAGCCGCAATGCTGCGGCCTTGAGCCGTGCTAGCCTCGCTCATGACCCCTACCCTGATCTACTTTGATTTCCTATGCCCTTACGCCTGGCGCGGCGTAGAACTGGCCGATCTCTTGCGGCGCGAACACGGCCTGATGTTCGAGCTGCGCCACTTCAGCCTCGTGCAGGGTAACCACAATGACAATGCCCAGAGCCGTCACCAGCCGACTTGGTGGCTGACCGATCAAGCGGCAGGCAGTGGCAGCGCGGCCCAAATCGGCAGCTTAGAGGCCTTTTTGGCTGACCAAGCGGCGGCCCGGCAAAGTGAAGAAAAGCGCTGGGCCTTTGCCCTGGCGCTCTTTAGGGCCGTGCACCGTGACAAAGCCGAGCTGAGTGCCCAGACCATCCAAGCCGCCGCCCAGACAGCCAGACTTGATATGGCCCAGTTCCAAACCGACCTGGCAGAGGATGGGGCCCGCCGAGCCGAGCTGCGAACCGATCTGGCGGCGGCGGCGGAGCAGGGCGTCTTCGGCACGCCGACTTTCGTGCTGCCGGAAGGTCACGCCGCTTACTTCCGTTTTGCCAACCTCGTTTCGCCTGAAAAAGCGCTCGAAACGTGGCAGCTCTACGTCTCGGTACTGGAAAGTGACGCCCGCATCGAAACCATCAAGCGGGCCAAACGGGCCTGAGCCGTGGCGCAAGGTTCAGCGCTGCTTCCTGAACTCACTGCCTTTGTCGCCAAGTTGCGCCGCGCCGGATTTTCTGCTGGCCCCAGCGAGCTGGCCGGGGCGCTGCGGGCCGCTGAAGCGCTGGGCCTGCTGGATTTAGCCGCGCTGGAAACGGCTTGGGGGATTGTGTTTGCCCGCAGCAAAGAGCAGGCCGAGCTTTTTGTGCCGCTGTTTCGGGCACATTTCTTAAAGCCGGACTTGCCCGCGCCGCCTCAAAGCGACGCCGTTCAACCCCAGCCGAGTGAAGACGACAGCCCCCCTTCAGGCGACGCTGAACCGCTGCCTGCCCAGCAGCAAGGTGCAGCCGAGGCCGAGCCTCTGTCTCCAGATGTTGAAAACGCCAGCGAAGCCGCCCAGTGGCTGCAAACCCGCCTGAGTCCCCATGCCGCACAGGGAGCGCCCCCTTCTTTGTCCGGCGACGCTCAGCTTTACGCCCAAGCCGCCCGCGCTCTCCTGGGCGTGCGGCTTGGGCATTCGCGGCGGTTTCGGCCCACGCCGTTGGGGCAGCGCATTGATCTGCGGGCCACCTTGCAATCGGCGCGGCAAACCGGCGGCGAGGCGATCCGGCTGCGCCGCAAAGGTCGCCCGCCCCGCCCGCCCAAAGTGGTGCTGGTCTTGGATGGCAGCCGCAGCATGGCTCCCTATGCCGCGCTGCTGCTGCGCTACGCCGCCGCCCTCTCTGTCCGCAGCCGCTCGGTGGAGGTCTACGCTTTCAGCACTTCGCTGACTCGACTGACTCCCCTGCTGCGGGCCGGGCAAGTTGCGCCCGCCATGCAGTTGGGCCAAAGCTGGGGCGGCGGCACCCGCATCGGTGAAAATCTGGAGCGGCTGCTGCGCGAAGGCAAAGCCGCGCTGCGGCCCACGACCTTGCTGCTGATCCTCAGTGACGGCCTCGATACCGGCGAGCCAGCGCAACTGGCCGGGGCGCTCAGTAAACTGCGCCGCCGAGTCGGCGGGGTCATCTGGCTCAATCCGCTGGCCGCCCAAGACGGGTACCAGCCGCTGGCACGCGGAATGGCGGCGGCTTTGCCGGCCCTAGACGTATTTGTGGGCGTTGAGGACGCCGCCGACCTGCTGGCCCTCCCCAAAAAAGTGCAGCGGGCGCTGCGTTGATTTACTGGGCTGATTTGGGACGCTGAACTTGGATTGTTGATGGGGCGGCTGGGCTTTGGAACTTTAACGGCATTCGGCTGTCAAGGTCTTGTCAAACGCCGCGCTCTACACTGAGCGCCAATGGCTCCAGACTCCAGACTTCATTTGCCTCTGCGCGATCCTGACGGCGAGGCGAGCCGCCGCCGCATCTACACCGCCACGCTGAGCTTCGGGTTGGTGCTGCTGGGCGTCAGTGTGTTTTGGCAGCGCCTGACCGGCGCTTCGGATTTGTATTTGATCTACGGCGCACCGACGCTGTGGCTGCTGGGCATCTTTAACCTGTGGTGGCTGCTGACCAAGCGCTCCTTGGTGGTGTCCGAGCGCCTGGGCATCGGGGTGCTGGCGGTGGCCAATGTGGCACGCATTATCTTACTGTGCTTTGAAGCGCCTGCCAGCGGCCTGATCAACAATGGGCCGTACTGGGGCATGGTTGGAGTCTGCGCACTGGTGTTTTTGGCGTTTGTGCCCAGGCAGTTTTTTGTGTTCAACTTGGCGTATGCCGCGCTGAGTCTGGCTTTGCCCTGGCTCCTGCCGGGATCGGCGGCGCTCCACAACGTCTTCGAGTGGCTGAGGGTGCAGCTCAATGCGGTGGTGGTGCTGTCGCTGATTTGGGGCCTGGCGTGGTTCCGCACGCAGCACGCCGCCCAAGCCGTTACCCAAGAACAGCTGCGGCAGATGGCTTTCACTGACCCCCTGACCCAGCTTCCCAACCGCCGCGCCGTGTATCCGGCAGTGGACGCGCTGCTCAGCGCCGCCGCTCGGGGGCAGGCCGGTTCACTGCTGCTGATCGACCTCGACCACTTCAAACGCGTCAATGACGAGTGCGGCCACGGCGTCGGGGATGAAGTTCTGGTCGCGGCAGCCAGAGTGCTGCAAAATGCCGTCACCGAAGTGGGGGCCGCGCCGCCGACAGTGGGCCGCTGGGGCGGGGAGGAATTTATCGTGGTGATGCCGGGAGCTGCCGCCGAGCGTGCCAGGTTCCGTGCTGAGCAGCTCTTGGTCGACTTCCGGGCGCACGCTTGGCCGCATCACCTGCGCCTGACCATCAGCATCGGCCTCAGCACGGTGCGCCCCGGTGAGGCCTTCAGCACGCTGCTGGCCCGCGCCGATGAGTCCATGTACGCGGCCAAGTCAGCAGGACGCGACCGCGTGGGTGTCGAGCACGTCAAGATGGATGACGCGGAGGCCGAGTACGGCCCAGCGCACTGAAGCGCGTGCCATACTCAACGAACTATGGAAGCCGTTCCGATTCTGATGGTGATTTTTGGTGGCATCTTCGGCGGCATCGCGCTGATTACCCGCGTCGACGGCCAAAGTAAGCTCCGTATTCTCCAAGAAAAGCGGGCCATCGCCGAGCTGGAACAAGCCGCCAAACAGCCTGCGCCGCTGCCCGCGCCCACGCCGGATGACCCCCACGCGGCTGCGGTGCTGGCCCTGCGCCTGCCGGAACCGCAGCGCTCACAGGCGCTGGAGTTGCTGTGCTTGGTGCAGGACGCGCCCAAAACGCTGGACGCCCGCAGCGCTTTCCTGATCAAGCAAACCCAAGCCGACTACCTGCCGCAAACATTGCGGGCCTTCCTCGATTTGACGGCGGGGGCACGCCAGCGTCTCTCGGCACAGGGCATGGACGCCGAAACGTTGCTGAGTGAACAACTCGACCTGATCGGAGCGGGCGTCAAAGAAGCGCTGCGCCTAGACCACGCCGCTGCCGATAGAATGCTGACCCAGGGCCGTTTTCTGCGTGAGCGCTTCGCCGCGTCTGAAGCGGGAGAACGGGTGGCCTTGGAGAAGACCTGAGCGGAGCGCCCGTTCAGCTGACTCCCTGTCGCCGGACACCAACCTGCAAGGTATTTTGCTGGGCCGCTTACACGGCCTGAGCGACAGCGTGTTTGCCAGCGTCATGAGGCTTGCTGGAACTGTGGCTATAGCGGCCTCTACCCAGCCGTACCCGTCTTGGTTTGCGACGGTGCTGCTGGGCTTCATCCAGCCTCTGCTCACCCGCTGGATGTTCAAAAGTTGAGCCACCTTACGGGACTTGGCCCGCCCTCACAAACTCGCCTGCTAGAATGCGGCCCGTGTATACCAACCGCCGCGCACATTACGACTATGAACTGCTGGAACGGTTCGAGGCGGGCATCAGTTTAACCGGCAGTGAGGTCAAAAGCATTCGCGCCGGTGGCGTGGATTTCCGCGACGCTTTTGCCCGCTTGCAAGGCCACGACCTTGACCTTGAAGGGCTGTACATTCCTGAATACAAAGATGCCAGCTACAACAACCACACCCCCCGCCGCACCCGCCGCCTGCTCTTAAACCGCGAAGAAATCGGAAAAATAGAACGCCAACTCAAAATTAAAGGGCTGAGTCTCATTCCCACCCGCCTTTACCAAAAAGGCCGCTTCTTTAAAGTGGAAGTGGCGCTGGCACGCGGTAAAAAGCTGCACGACAAGCGCCGCGCCGAGGCCGACAAAGAAGCCCGCAAAGAAATCAGGAACGCATGAAGCCCAGTTTGCAAAGAAGTCTGTTCCAAGATTTGCGCCTGCGGGCCGGACTGCTGGCCGCTCTTTTTTTGCTGGGCGTCGCCGGAGCGCAGTACGCCTACAGCAAGCTGACGCTGGGCGGCCGGGACGCTCAGGCCATCGTGCTGGGCGGAGCCGAATACGCCTCGCAGCTCACCGTCGAGGGGCTGAGCGCCGTCAAAGTCAGCCGCGAAGACCCTTACGTGCGTGTCAGCGGCCTGGGCCACGAGCTGATCTTGCCGATCGACCAAGATTCCGAGCGGGCCGCCACCGACTTCAACACCGTGCAGCTTGACAGCACCCGCCTCAAAGCCCGCACCGCCACGCTGGTGAACGGCGAAGTGTACTTGCCGCTTGACACCCTGGCACGCGGTCTGGGCGCGGACTACCGCACCGGCGATTTCTCGCTGCCCGCTGCGGCCCTGACCAACGTGTCTTCGCGGGCCGGAAAAGACACCGACCGGATCGTGCTGGATTTCAGCCGTGACCTTCAGTACGCCGCCAATTTCAGCGGCAACATCCTGACCCTGACCCTCAAAGGCGTCAACGCCAATCCGCGCACCTACGCCACGCGCGGCGCGTTCGTGCCGCAGTTTGAAGTCAAAACCGCGCAGGGCAACGCCAGCATCGCCATTCCGCTGGGCAACGGCGCAGGCTACCGGCTGTTCAAGGTGATCCGCCCCGGCAGCGTGCGACTGGTTCTCGATGTCGGCCCCGGATTGCCGCGCAACATCGCTGCGCTCGCGGATGTGCCGCGCTCGCCGCTGATCGTCCTTGATCCGGCTCCCAAAGGCGGCGGCAGCGTGGATATTCCGCTCGAAGTCGCCCGCGCCACCGGCGAGCTACTCAGCAAAGCGGGCTGGCAAGTCCAGCTCACCCGCAGCTCGGCGGGCCGGCTCCCGGTGGCCCAGCGAGAAAAGCTGGCCCGTCAAAGCCAAGTCTTTGTCACGCTCAGTGTGGGGCGCTTTCCCGGCTCAGGCCGAAAAGGTATCACCCTTTATCAGCCGGTGGGCGACCAAAACGCCCAGATCATCAACGCTTTTCGCAGCGGGGCCGGTGGTAGCGACCTGGTGCGGGCAGCGGTGGGCGACGGCGGCGAAACCAAGCGGCTGGCCGAACTGCTGATGGGCGAACTCGGTTCACGCGGCCTCAAAGCCGGAGCCGAGCAAATCCCGCGCCTCTTTTTGCCGGGTGAGGCTCCGCACGCTTCATTTGAACTCGAACTCGGCTGGCCGCAAAACGCCGGCGACCTCGCCAACCTGATCACGGCCCAGCGCACCGTCAAAGTCTCGGAAGCGCTGGCCCTGAGCGTGGCCACCTTCCTCAAAGCGCGGGCCACCAACCTGACCGGAAGCGGCCAATGAAGCGCCTCTTTACGCCCATCAACATTTTGGGCTTGCTGGTGTTGGCGCTCTCGCTGGCGGTTCGCAACTGGGTCTCGCAGCCGCCGCCCGCGCCGACGCCGCCCGCGCTTCAACTCGAAGTGGTGCAGCCGATTACCGTCACGCTGTACTTCTCAAACGGCAACGTGGACAGTTTCGTGACTGAAGACCGCAGCGTGAGCGTTGAAGGCCAGTCGCCGGGCAAAGTCGCGCAGGCCGAGCTGAACGCCTGGGCGCGTGGCCCGCTCAAGGGCAAAGGGCTGCGGGTCATTCCGCAGGGCAGCGCCGTGCCGGACGTGTGGGTGCGCGGCCCGCACTTTTATGTCAACTTGCCCAGCAGCTATGCTCAGTTCAATTACGGCGTCAGCGGCGAGCGGATGATCCTTTGCTCGCTGACCCGCACCCTGCTCGACAAAACCGGCAAAGACGTGCTGTTTTTGCTGGGCGGTCAAAGTGCGCCGACTTTGCTCGGCCACATGGATCTGACCCGCCCGTACGGCAAGGCGGATTGCCAAGACTGATTGCGAGCAGTGGTCACTTCACTTTCTGCTCCTCAGTCCAACCCCACTGCCCATGATTGAATCCATTACCCTGCAAGGCTTCAAAAGTTTCGCTGAGCGCACCCGCCTGGACTTCGGCCCCGGCGTGACGGCTGTGATCGGCCCCAACGGCTCGGGCAAAAGCAACGTGGTCGAAGCGCTGCGGTGGGCCTGCCACCAAGCCCGCGCCCGCGAACTCCGGGCCGCCAAAGCCACTGAGCTGATTTTTCACGGCTCTGGTGGCAAAGCGCCGGTGGGCCTCGCGGAAGTGCAAATCGAGCTGCGAACCCCGCGGGGCCAGCTCAGTTTCAGCCGCCGGATTTACCGCGACGGCAGCGCCGAGCAAGACCTCACGGGCCGCCCTGTGCGGGTGCGCGATGTTCAGCAGGCGCTGCGCGGCACCGGCCTCGGCCCCGGCGGGCTGGCGGTCATCGGGCAGGGCGAGGTCAGCGGGGTGGTGCAGGCCGAGGGCAAAACCCTGCTCGGCTACCTTCAGGAAGCGGCGGGCCTGAGTAGGGCGGTGGCCGCCCGCGAGGACACCGAGAGCCGCCTTGAAGGAGCGCGGCGCTCCCTGAGCGAGCTGCAACGCCTTGAAGACGAACTGTCCGCCCGCACCCAGCGCCTCCAGATCGAAGCGGCGGCGGCCCAGCTCGCCCGAACCCTCGCCCTGCGCGAACTGGCCCTTGTCGAAGCGCTATTCCGTCACCGTCAGGAAACGCTCAGGGCCGAACTGCAAGCGGCTCAGGCCTCCGCCGCCCAGCTTGAGCAAGAATCGCTGGTCTTGGCGCAGCGCACCGTGCTGGCGGGCGCTCAGCTCGAAACTGCCCGTGAAGCGGTGCGGGCAGTCCGGGCAGATCAAGCCGGCCACCGCCAAGCCCTAGAGCTGCTGGAAGCCGCCCAACACGCCGAGCGCCAGCTCAGCCGCGCCGTGACGCGCCTGCAAGCCGAGCGCGAAAGCTTGGAGCGGGAGCGGTCTGTCCCCGAACTGGCTGCGCCGCCGCAGGCTGCCCCCGACGTCTCCGACGTGGAGACCCAGCTTCAAACGACCCGCGCCGAGCTGAGCCAAGCCGAAAGCCGGTGGCGCAGCCTCAGCGCCGAACTCGGACGCGCCCGCCTTTTGGCGGCCCAGCACGCCGAAGCGCAGGTCCGCAGCAGTGCCCAGCGCCATCTCCTGCAAAGTGAGCAAACGGAGCTGGAGCGCCGCTTAAGTGAGCTTGCTCCCGCCCTCCAAGAAGCCCAAGCAGCGCGGGAAGCCGCCGCCACAGAGCGCCAGCAAGCCGAAACTGAGGCTCAGCAGGCCGCCCAGCGCCGCGCCGAACTTGAGGCCCAGTTCAGCCGCTTAGAGCGCCAGCTCAGCGAACTCAGGGCCGCCCGTAAGCCGCTGCAAAGCGAACACACCCGCTTGGAAACCTTGCTCCATTCGTACACCCGCTACGGCGAAGGCCCCCGCAACGCTCTGACGAGCGACCACCCCGGCATTATCGGTTCGGTGGCCGACGTGCTGAGCGTCCGCGCCGAGTATCAAACCGCCGCCAGCGCCGCACTGGGCCGCCGGTTGGAGCAAGTGGTGGTGCAGACGTCCGACGACGCCCGCGAACTGATCGACCTGCTCAAGCGGCAGGGCGGACGCGCCACCTTTTTGCCGCTGGACTTATTGCGCCCCCGCCCGCGCCGCGACTCGGCACTGCTCAGCGAAAGCGGCGTGCTGGGCAATCTCGCCGACCTTTGCCCCAGCGCTCCGCCGCAAATCAGCGAGGCGCTGCTGGCCGATACCCTGCTGCTGGAAGACTTGCCCGCCGCCACCCGCCTGGCCCGCCGCTTCCAGAGCCGCCCGCGCTTAGTCACGCTCGGCGGCGAGCTGCTGGAACCCGGTGGGGCGCTGACCGGCGGACGCCTGCGCGACGGCGGCGCGAACCTGCTCACTGATCAGCGCCGCTTTGGGGACTTGGCCGATGAACTGGAAGCGTTGAACATCCAAGAACGAAGTCTAGAAGCCGCTCACGCCGCGCTCAGCGCCCAACGTGCCGCCCTGCCGCTCAGTGTCCTGCCCTCACTTGCCGCGCTCCAAGCCGCCGAGCGAGAAGCGGAGCGCCGCGTCACCCAGCTCGCAACGGAGCTGAGCGCTGCCCAAACCCGTCAGCGCGGCTTGCTCGGCCAACTTCAGCAAGCGGCCGATTTCCCATCAGCGCCCGCCGACCTCGCTCCAGCTGACCTAGAACAGCGCAGCCGCGAGTTGGAAGTTCGCCTCGCTGACCTGCGCCAAACCGAGCGCCAACGCAGCGAACAACTCGCCGAAGCCCGCCAGATCGCGGCGGCCTGGACGCTTTACCGCTCAGCCGCCGAGCAGCAAACCGCTCTGCATCTGCGTCTGAGTGCCAACAGCGCCGCCCTCGCTGAGCAAAGCGCCGAGCAGCACCTGGCCGCCAGCGAAGTCCTGCGCCGCCAGACCCAGGCTGAGCAGCGCCGTCCTGCGGGTCTGGAAGAAGCCGAGCGCGTTCAGACGCAGGCCAGCCAAAACTACGCCAATTTGCTGGCCCGCCAAAACAAAGTCCGCGCCGATTTGGAAGCGGCCCAGCTCACCGCCGCC contains:
- a CDS encoding AAA family ATPase, with the translated sequence MIESITLQGFKSFAERTRLDFGPGVTAVIGPNGSGKSNVVEALRWACHQARARELRAAKATELIFHGSGGKAPVGLAEVQIELRTPRGQLSFSRRIYRDGSAEQDLTGRPVRVRDVQQALRGTGLGPGGLAVIGQGEVSGVVQAEGKTLLGYLQEAAGLSRAVAAREDTESRLEGARRSLSELQRLEDELSARTQRLQIEAAAAQLARTLALRELALVEALFRHRQETLRAELQAAQASAAQLEQESLVLAQRTVLAGAQLETAREAVRAVRADQAGHRQALELLEAAQHAERQLSRAVTRLQAERESLERERSVPELAAPPQAAPDVSDVETQLQTTRAELSQAESRWRSLSAELGRARLLAAQHAEAQVRSSAQRHLLQSEQTELERRLSELAPALQEAQAAREAAATERQQAETEAQQAAQRRAELEAQFSRLERQLSELRAARKPLQSEHTRLETLLHSYTRYGEGPRNALTSDHPGIIGSVADVLSVRAEYQTAASAALGRRLEQVVVQTSDDARELIDLLKRQGGRATFLPLDLLRPRPRRDSALLSESGVLGNLADLCPSAPPQISEALLADTLLLEDLPAATRLARRFQSRPRLVTLGGELLEPGGALTGGRLRDGGANLLTDQRRFGDLADELEALNIQERSLEAAHAALSAQRAALPLSVLPSLAALQAAEREAERRVTQLATELSAAQTRQRGLLGQLQQAADFPSAPADLAPADLEQRSRELEVRLADLRQTERQRSEQLAEARQIAAAWTLYRSAAEQQTALHLRLSANSAALAEQSAEQHLAASEVLRRQTQAEQRRPAGLEEAERVQTQASQNYANLLARQNKVRADLEAAQLTAARREGSLEPLTDAALLPGTPREWSAELGRVRSHLAELGLVNPLAEAEHAREAERLADLHTQREDAQAAAAELSVHLAELAQQEQAATLAAYGRVNAAFADYSRELLGGVGELEAERNADGRLCGLRLAVQPQGKRTRSLTLLSAGERTMAGLGFLFALNHAGTESASGLPLAVLDEVDAPLDEANIRRFTHFLKVFAARGAQFVLVTHQKATMEVAGAIWGVTTDASGASRVLGIKQGEAI